TGGTGATTATTTTGGAGTTGACGAAGGCAAAACCATGCGTTACGAATTAGGTTTTTATGCCTCAGTTTATTACAAATTGGCTATTATGACCAATGTAACAGCAGAAAACACATTGAATCTTTATTCTAATTATTTAGAAGATCCTCAAAACGTAGATATCAATTACTCGCTGAATATTATTATGAAAGTAAATAAATTCTTGTCGGCTAATTTAGCGTTTCAAGCTATTTATGATGATAATGCTTTTAAAGGACTTCAGACTAGAGAAGTATTTGGTTTGGGAATTAATTTTGGATTTTAATAAAAAACGGCTTTTGAATGATCAAAAGCCGTTTCTGTTTTATTCTTCCTCTTTATCAACTGCATCCTTATAATCAGGATATAAAAAGTTGTTGTACGGAAATCTGGTGATATGAATCTGTCGTACCGCTTCATAAACGGTTTCTCTAAATTCCTCAAAATTTTCTTTTTTAACAGCCGAAATAAATAATGCTTTATCCTCACCAACATTACTCATCCAAGTTTGTTTCCACTCATCAAGTGTGTAATGTTTTCTTGTTCTTTCGGTGATTAAGTCATCTTCATCGATTGTCAGGTGTTTGTAAGCATCGATTTTATTAAAAACCATAATCGTCGGTTTATCGTTGCTTTTAATTTCCTGTAAAATCTGATTTACAGATTCTATGTGATCTTCAAAATCAGGATGCGAAATATCTACAACGTGCAAAAGCAAATCAGCTTCACGAACCTCATCCAATGTACTTTTAAAAGAATCAACTAACTGTGTCGGCAACTTTCGAATAAATCCAACCGTATCTGAAAGCAAAAATGGCAGGTTTTTAATTACCACTTTTCTAACAGTTGTATCTAAAGTTGCAAATAGTTTATTTTCGACAAAAACTTCACTTTTACCAATCGCATTCATCAAAGTCGATTTCCCAACGTTAGTATACCCAACTAAAGCAACACGAACCATAGCTCCGCGGTTGCTACGCTGAATACTCATTTGTTTATCAATCGTTTTGATTTTCTCTTTCAATAACGAAATTCTATCGCGCACGATACGTCTGTCTGTTTCAATCTCGGTTTCACCCGGACCACGCATACCAATACCTCCTTTTTGACGCTCAAGGTGTGTCCATAATCCGGAAAGTCTTGGCAGTAAATAAATACATTGTGCCAATTCTACCTGAGTTCTTGCATACGAAGTTTCCGCTCTTTGAGCAAAAATATCCAAGATCAAATTGGTTCTGTCAAGGATTTTACAATCTATAATTCTTGAAATGTTTTTTTGCTGTGAAGGTGATAATTCATCATCAAAAATTACAGTCGATATTTTATTTTCTTTTACAAAAAGATTGATTTCATCTATTTTTCCCGTACCTACAAAAGTTTTCGGATTTGGGCGTTCCATTTTTTGCGAAAAGCGTTTAATAACTTCACCTCCAGCGGTAAAAGTTAAAAACTCCAATTCGTCTAAATATTCGTTAAGTTTTTCCTCACTTTGATTTTGAGTTACAATACCTACTACTACTGTTCTCTCAAAATTTATTATTTCTTTCTCTAGCATATCTTAAAATAAGCTGCAAATTTAATCATTTGTGCAGTACTAACAATTATAGAATTTCAATTTTAAATTCGAATTAAAAAAATAAACCATTTATAAATCAGGTATTAAAACCTAAATTATAAATGGTTTAGAATATTCTTTTAAAAATTATTTATTCGTAAATGAATGTTTTTTCTGTTTTTACAATTCCGTTCTCTTCAATCTGTGAACATGAAATCGGGAAGTTCAGTTTGTTGTATTTGTACTTTCTACTAACGGCAACCAAAGCGGTAGACGACGGACTGAAATTCATTTCATTGTTATATGAAATCGATTCGAAAGCAAACTCATCTTCATGATACGAAATCATAGGTACAATAATTTTGTAATTATCTCCAAAAAGTCCTTGAACAATTAATTGATCTACTGATTTTTTATCATCATAGGTAAATGATTTAGAGATTTTATCTCCAACTAAACCTTTGTGTTTCGATAC
This is a stretch of genomic DNA from Flavobacterium endoglycinae. It encodes these proteins:
- the hflX gene encoding GTPase HflX → MLEKEIINFERTVVVGIVTQNQSEEKLNEYLDELEFLTFTAGGEVIKRFSQKMERPNPKTFVGTGKIDEINLFVKENKISTVIFDDELSPSQQKNISRIIDCKILDRTNLILDIFAQRAETSYARTQVELAQCIYLLPRLSGLWTHLERQKGGIGMRGPGETEIETDRRIVRDRISLLKEKIKTIDKQMSIQRSNRGAMVRVALVGYTNVGKSTLMNAIGKSEVFVENKLFATLDTTVRKVVIKNLPFLLSDTVGFIRKLPTQLVDSFKSTLDEVREADLLLHVVDISHPDFEDHIESVNQILQEIKSNDKPTIMVFNKIDAYKHLTIDEDDLITERTRKHYTLDEWKQTWMSNVGEDKALFISAVKKENFEEFRETVYEAVRQIHITRFPYNNFLYPDYKDAVDKEEE